From the genome of Leguminivora glycinivorella isolate SPB_JAAS2020 chromosome Z, LegGlyc_1.1, whole genome shotgun sequence, one region includes:
- the LOC125241570 gene encoding uncharacterized protein C1orf131, whose protein sequence is MSLVLTKAALALKNAENNFQFVKFEAHKPKKKQAEVDKDVNLSQKELNQKKDLDLKKIRHEVVKFGMSGFDPSKKEEARIALAVSLGAKPPKKEYLNYKELMQKRKQEKQKEQEEKQMMRSKSILQSGGKKKKKTGNDVGHLLDTYGKVQKKDLKKKEGPSNKKKKKK, encoded by the exons ATGTCGCTAGTACTAACGAAAGCTGCTTTAGCCCTCAAAAACGCAGAGAATAATTTTCAATTTGTCAAATTCGAAGCTCATAAACCGAAAAAGAAGCAAGCAGAAGTAGACAAAGATGTGAACCTTTCTCAAAAAGAATTGAATCAAAAGAAAGACCTAGATCTCAAGAAAATTAGACACGAAGTAGTGAAATTTGGTATGTCAGGGTTCGACCCGTCTAAAAAAGAAGAAGCCAGGATTGCTCTTGCAGTTAGTTTAG GAGCAAAACCACCCAAGAAGGAATACCTCAACTACAAGGAACTAATGCAGAAAAGAAAACAAGAGAAACAGAAGGAACAAGAAGAGAAGCAGATGATGAGATCAAAGAGTATACTGCAGAGTGGcggaaagaaaaagaaaaaaactggAAATGATGTTGGGCACTTGTTAGATACATATGGGAAG GTTCAGAAAAAGGATTTGAAGAAAAAAGAAGGACCGAGTaacaaaaagaagaaaaaaaagtga